TAACGCCTGGACACTACGACCAATTCCTGGAGGTGATCGTTTCTTTAACACCCGGACTTTGGAGATGGCCTTCCGGAAAGAGCCACCATGGCCTGGGCAGGACAATTCGAAATTCGATGTGGAGATGATATATCCTCCCCTGTCAAGACAGCCACATCGGTTCGTCATCCTTAGAACTGCGACGGCCTCCAAAGCTACAAAGGTCGACGCTTACGAGGCGGATCGTTGGAGCAATAGGTGGAAATACCACGGCTGGCAGCCATCCGAGACCCCCTCACATAGTCTATTATTTATCTTGAACATTGATGGTAAGAGGATACTGCTGGTATTGGGTATGTGGAGTGGCGGGGAAGTGGCCAGGTCCCTGGCTTGCTACTCTGCGATTTTGGGTGCAAAAGAGTTGGTGAAACCTACACTGACCGAGCTCAATTCACTTTCGAAAGAATTTTCGCCGGTCGATCGTCGGGTATCTTTCTTTATGCTTCAATTAGCAGCCTCTGAGCCGTACATTAACTTCAAGTTACAACCAGGGTTGGAGTTGTGGGTAAGATGGTGTAGATCCTAAGCTTGGCAACAGTTGTATCTGGGGTTGATTACAGGGTCGAGTGTTGGAGCATAATTGGGGAGATTTCGATGCATGTTGGAAGCATACTAGTTGTATGGCCTAAAGTTTTCTTGTTTCCTCCTTTCCTCACTAGACATGACGGACTACTTCAGGGTTCGACACCATGAAGGTGAGCTGAGGATGAAGTTCAATTTTCCTCAGctgttctttttctctttccctctctcctgtttctctctttttttttttttaaattttttttctaaatcttttttttttcctccttttctttctccccgGCTATTCGCTTTTCTTCACAATAGCTAGCTTCAGACAATTTCCCCTCTATTTTGCTAGAAAGATAACACAATACTTGCCACTGGGTGAAGCCACAGAACATCATGTCCGTCATTCTTGCGTCTCTTTTACATACACATCCATCCCGACATCTATTTCCCCATCTCAACCCTCTACACCCTTCCAACCCATTCGCTCCTAGCTGCTGCAACTAGAACTGTGGGCCGATGTCCATAACAGCTGTCCTTCCCAACTGGGCCATTGCGGTATGTAAGCACTCAAGATAAGACGAATCATCGTTCTCCTTAAATACACAGGTATCTCACCAGAGTATTGGAAATTGTGATGCCTACTGTGATGAGGCGAGCTGAAACCAGACCGAGACCCTCCTCGGACTCAGCAGCCACGATCAGACTACTGTAGCCATCTTATTGCGATTCTCAACTTATAACCCAgctgaagaaaaaaaaaaaaagaaacaaccGCGTGAAACAAAATAACAACAAATGCTTGGTTCACCCCAGAGCCCAGATTCCGCCATCCCGGCTGTCTCAACTCGCTCCACCAAAAGCTCAAAAACACCCCTACATTAATGATCCGTCTACGACACACCACCGCCTAAGCTCTCCCCCTCCTGACgtttctctccctccccttcttcaccaccgcAACCACCCCCcttatctacctctacaactCCCCCAACTGCACCAACACAACCAATATCAATACAATAATGACCATCCAAGCCGGCATCAGCTGTCAGTCTCAGTCTAATAGGAGCGCGTTAATCGCTTGGATACTCGATACTCCTTGCGCCGCTGTCATCTTTTACAACGAGCCGGGGCGTGTGGATGATAATGTGCGGAAGGCTGTGGTGTTTGGGACGGCCCCCGGGGGTCCAACTTTGACTTTTATGGAGGAGGGCCGCGGTAGTGGGAGTTGAAGGGTTCTGTTTGTTATGTTGgtagggaaggagggaaggagggaaggaagaCACTCTTGACTCACAACGTCGGTTTCTTTCTGTATACGAGATTACAAACATCCGCGATTGCCGGCAAGTGAAGGTTATTGAAACTTCTGTCATCtcgtcttctcttttctgttCTCTTCGGTTTTATTTCCTCGTCGTTGCTGGAAGCTTCCCTTCAGTCCCCAAGGGGTCGGCTTCACAGATGAATGGCAAAGGCAACATTACCATTGTATACGCCTCTTCAAACGCAGTTTGGTGAGGGTGTCtttgttcttctcctccaatTATttcaccttttttttttttttttctttttttttttttttttctttctttctttcataTGGGGTAACTCTTTCCCAAATCACTCCCTACTACTAGTAGTTGAAATCAGGAATGCCGTCATAGCGATATAAACTGCAGTATCCAAACGAAAGTCGCATTCGAGAATTTTCAGATGCAGTGAACTCGGTTCGCTTCGGTAACCAAGGGCAGAAACCCAACACAACCCGATGCACTGTCAGTCCTTCCTCAccttcctcgccttcctcACCCACCTTCCTCACCCATCTTCCTCACCCACCTTCCTCACTTCaccagctcctccttcctccgatTAAACTCCGTAGGCAACTCCGCAAACCCATTCCCACAACTCGGCATCTCAACCGGCGGTAGTACATTCCCATTTCCATTCcccttagtaattattccCCCAacacccctcctcctccctcctccccagcctccaccactaccactgcCTTCCAATTCTGGCATCACATTACTACCAGGTCCACCCGCTTCATCTGGcgccctcctcatcatcccaGCTCTCGTCCCGGTCCCCGTCCCGGTCCCCGTCCTAAAACAAGCCGCATCACTCCCCCACCCGGCATCACCAAACCTAAGGTTCCCTACCGTCGTCGTCTCCTTCAACTCCACCATCCCTTTCATCCCCGTTTGTCTTCGTTCTCGTTTCGACCTCCCCTTGttataaaaaaggaagaaactCCCGCTGGAAAGGAGAAAGACGACGGTGATGGTTATGCCGACGATGACCCAGACCCAGGGTGCggttttggtgttgttggtatTGGTGTCGGTGTAGGTGGTATCAGAGCTTggttgtagaggtagtaaagtGGGATTTGCAAGACTTGTGTCTGTGTCTGTGGGGGAGgtgagtgatgatgatgtctgggtttgtgtggtggtggtggtggtgtcgaggatggtggaagtggtgagGGGTgtggaggttgatgatgattttgaggaggaagaagaggaagggagggtAAAAGAAGATTGTTGGGGAGTGGAAGTGGATGTTGTAGGTAAGGTGGGTGGGTTCATCGTTGTCGCGGGTAGCGTGGAAGTAGAGGAAGTAGAGGTAACTATCGTTGTCTCCCCTTTGTAGTCCACATTCAAGGAACTCGTGGTTATTATTGTTTGTATAGCAGGAGTGGAAGAAGTGCTGGAAGTCTTGATTGTTGCTGTCGTGAACGGGTCTCCATCCTGTCCGGCAGTCGGAATTTTTGTTTGAGTTGCTGACGGAGGCGCACTGATGCTTGCTTGTAACTTGTTGCAATACGCGGTACACTTCTTGAACCTCATCGCCAGACTTGCCTTGATCGGCTCCGGATTGTTGCTGTTATTTTCGATGCATGACTGACATTGGTTGTATTGCTGGAGGAAGTTGCTCCCTGGACCGCAGAGGGCGGGGGACAGTGGGTGTCGTTGGCATTCTAGTTGAGCATTGCCTGTTGACGTAGTTCCCTCTGTTAGTCTACGGTCCACACGATAAATAGTAAGAGCTCCCTTATCATAGGTTGGATTGcggtagtatagtataaatctaGTTGGATGATGAAAGAAGATTCGGCTTACGGCAGGAATCAGAGCATTGCCGAGGGAAGGATGTGGCGCCGCGTTTGAATGGGTTACTGCTGCGTTGGTTATTGATATCATGGACTGGAAAAACTCGCATCTTGATGATCCGTCCAAGTGTTGTCGAGAGATGAGAGTGGGAGCAAGCCTTTGCCAATACTGAGGAGAGGGTATTCAGGATATGAGCATCAGGGAGTTAGTCAATGTGTCAAAAAAAACGACGGGAACTAGCAACAGAATGTTTGAGAATACAGAAGGACCGAGTTCACAATGTACAAACCTAAGTATCCACCCTCTTTCTCACACCACGGTATATGTTTCCCCAATCCCTAGAACAAATTGTGTCGTAGTGCCTGCCATATGGCGATTGATAGCACCGAAGACTCCAAGCCACCAACCAACTATTTACCACAAAATCAGGTCTTCCATCCCAACCGCCACTGGTATGCTTCCAGCGAAACGAAAGGAGGCGTCTGGCCGCTTCCAGTTCTCCATCACTGTTCATGTTGTTCGTCTAGAGAGTCCTGACATGTAATATCAATCTCCACAATGCAATGTCATATCGTTTCCAAGGGAGAAAGAATCATAGGGTGTTTGGCAAACTCATTGTCGTCGAACAGGGGTCTGAGACTCGGTGCAGGTGTGGTGCACTTGGGCAAACATTCAGACGAGACGCCATCCTGATCCTGGTCGTTCGGCTGTTCGTGGCTCAGACCAAATTGCCATGAGGCGGAGGAAGCACGCAAACATCATTCAGAAGGGGCGTTCTGGTACCTTgcatacctagaggtattgaTAGCACACTGCAACCATGTCGAAGACAAAGATGATACAACAATTCAGCGGGCCCCATCGTACTAGGTACCCATAGATTTTAGCGTTCCAACTTGCCAGTTGACGGAATGCTTCGGCAACCACATCAATTAAGGCTCGATATGCGCCTCTTTGGATTTGACCACATATTTCCGTCGGCACTTGTTTGACCATGGGGTTGGCTGATTAGtaaccccccctttttcttgttcAAAAGCGCGGCAACATTCAGAGCGATCGATCTTGGACGTACTATTTTGAGAGAAGCCGAATTTTTCATCACCGAGTTAAGTATAAGAGGTAGATTCTGAGCAAGAAAATGAAAACCAAGAGAAAGGAATAAGTGGATGAGATGATAGAACATAGAAGGTCGTTTGACGTTGGGGGGGACGCGTCAAACCGCGATTCCCCACTTATACACCCATAAGACCCACAGCAACGGTATGTAGCACATATGGAGATCGCATAGTACTAACAATTATCGTCTGACCAATGAAGAGCGCAAGATGAAGTGCGCGGAGGAGAGCTTCGTGTTGGCTTCAATCACGAACTCACGTGTGAGGGGGGAAGACAGAAGTATTATCGTGTCTTGAGCAACATCAAAGTGTGTGTGGACATAATGTATCGACCACTTAGCATACCCAGTCATCCGTAGATCTGGTTGCGTTAAAGGCATTTTGACACGGCATAGGCCAAGCAAAGATGTATGGTATCATCAGTATTGTAATGAGAGGTATCTTCCCAGGTCCCAATGACATTGACAGCTCGGCCCTTCCACTTTTTCCCTCGACATGCAACACACCACGGAGAACTTTTTGTCGACTAGACGATGTATGCAACCGAgaaaaccaacaacaacgaacaTCAAAGGGCTCGGTGCAGTGCATCGTCTAACAATTAGGTACACAGGAAAAGAgacgggaaaaaaaagagaaccTTCAATCATGCCGGCCAaccacacatacacacacacacacacatacgcTGAGAGAGAGATAGTAAGAGTCTAAATCAAGCTAGAAATATCCATGTCAGCCGTAACCACCCGCCTGTCTATAATTCCCAAAGACCGAGATTCGCTTAAATACCAAGGGTGAACTCAACGCCGACATCAATGTCACGAGCTGGGAGAATAAAAGAGTCAGCACACACatgctttgctttgctttgccAAGTTGAAGAATAAAAATGAACTTACCCATCTTGACGACCTTGGAGAGCTGGACAGACTTCTCAGCAGCGCTCTGGAGATCATCAATGGAGAAGATCTTCATGCCAGAGTCGTTGATGAGCTGGCGGGCAGCCTCCATGTTGGTACCCTGGAGACGGGCAATGATGGGGATCTTGAGGTCCAGAGACTTGACCGTGTTGATGAGACCGTGGGCGATGGCGTCGCAGCGGACGATACCACCGAAAATGTTGACAAAGATGGCGGTAACCTTGGGGTCGCTGGTGATGAGCTCGAAGGCCTCCCTAATGGCCGCGGGGgtagcaccaccaccgacgtCAAGGAAGTTGGCGGGCTGGCCACCGTTCAGCTTGATAATGTCCATGGTAGCCATGGCGAGACCGGCACCGTTGACAAGGCAGCCAATGTCACCATCGAGCTTGATGAAGTTAAGGCCAGCCTGGGCGGCGCGAACCTCATCGGGATCCTCCTGGGTAGTGTCGCGGAGCTTGAAGATGTCGGGTTGCCTGAAATCAGCGTTGTCATCGAAGCCGAACTTGGCGTCCATGGCCATGACCTTGTGGTCAGAGGTCTCGGAAAGAGGGTTGATCTCGATCTGGGTGGCATCCTTCTCGCAGAAGATCTTGTAGAGCTTCTGGATGGtgtccttggcctcctcgacgCACTGCTCGCTGAAGCCGAGCTTGGTGGCGATGTCGCGGGCCATCTCATCGGTGACACCGACGTTGATGTCGATGTAGGTGGTGTGGATGGCTTCGGGGTTCTCCTTGGCGACACCCTCAATGTCCATGCCACCCTGGGACGACGAAACAATGACGGGTCCCTGCGAAGCACGGTCCATGAGGACGGCGAGGTAGAACTCGCGACGGGCGAACTTGCGCTCGCAGATGTAGACAGCGCTGCAGAGACGGCCCTGGGCGCCAGTCTGCTTGGTGATGAGCTTGTGGCCGATCATCTGCTCGGCGAACATCTTGGCCTCGGTGGGGGAGTAGATGACGCGAACACCGCCCTTGAGGCCGTTGTCGAAGGTACCCTTTCCACGGCCACCAGCAAGAACCTGGGCCTTGATGACCATGTCCTCGCCGCCAATCTGCTTGGCGatggcctcggcctcggcgccgGTCCTGGCGACATCACCCTTGGGAACACCGATGCCATACTGTTATGTGTGGTGTCGCGTTAGAAATCGGGACCGATCGATGGAGTCAGATAGCGACGGGGCGGGGcggggtaggtaggcagaggtagagagagagagagagataagCCAATTCTATGGGCACCAGAGCTCTGGGGGTGTGTACTGACCTGACGGAGGAGATCAGCAGAGAGGTATTCGTGGATGCTGAGGGCTCTCCTTTGTTGTTGGGAAACGCTGGGGAGTCTGGAGGCGAGGGGAGCCTGTGTGTTTGGAACATGTTGTCAGCTTGCGTGTTGCTTTGTTTtggatgcgatgcgatgcgacgGTGCATAGAACAACATCGCGGCTGGCTgaggggcggcggcgacgaacCCTGGAGGTGGCAGCAAAGGCAGAAGCCAATGCGCGGTTGCGGCCGAGCTTGAACATGGTGAGGATGCGGCGGATGGGATACGGTAGAGGATGAGgtgggttggtgatgatgttgggagAAGGAATATTTTGCAGCGATTTCAGGGACTGTGAAAATGACGATGCAACACCTGCCAAGTTCTTCCCGCCCGACGAGGGGACTGGACCTAGCTCCCCCCTTCGAgttctgctgctgttggagACTTGGAGGGCGCTACGGGCCCTGATTAGGACTGATTAGGACCGATTGGGATCCATTATGGACTCGCTGATAACATCGTCGGCCCTACCTGAGCCAATCACTAACAGATTTGCCGTTGGTTTTTTGGAGACGTGCTGGTGCCCTCCATGCCGAGGCGGTGGCCGATGACAGAGAGCTCTGCCGCCCGCACAAGTCAGctcctaccttacctagcaAGCTCTTTGCCAGCTCGCGGCAGTTGCACGCGGCTGGTGAAGGGCCCGTGCAGCCCGTGCTTCGTGCGCCTATCCTCGGCCAAACTGTGTCAGTCTCCATCCGTCAGCAGCTTTGGGAGGAAATTATGGGAGTTGGTTACAAACAGAAACATCAAATCCTTCGACTCTACAACTTACACCGGGTCGCGGTAAACGTTCCAATGTTGACAATGACGTCTGGGGGCCCCGCTTGCCACACTCACAATGACAAGCCCTCCCCGCGCATGTTGCTGTCGCTTACCTGGTTGACAGGTCCACTGACTCGAGCAGAGCACAGGCATGACGGGACTCCAATCCATCCCGGCATGTCCGCAAACCTCAAATCATTGTCGCCATGATGTTGAAGCGCGATGGCAAGGCAGCACTGGCGGTCATCAATACTACGCGAATAATCCCAAATTACCTACAAAATCATCCAATTCTTCCTCCTATTCTCCAGGTTCAGTTCCAACTGATGTAACACCTTGATATCCCCATGGTAGCCCCCCCTGGACCCGCGAAGCTTGTCATGCTCGACCTGACTCGAGCTTTCCGCGCCCTGCGGGGCAAAGGGAATGACGAtgtctccagctcctccccCAAGTCCCCAGACCCTCTCCCGTTGACCCGTCCCGAGGATCCCATCTGGGGTCAAGCGGAGCTCAAGACTCACCGAAGGTTCCGCCAAATCTTCCATCACATGGCTTTTTTCTATCACATGGCTTTTTCCCATCATAGCTTTCTCCCATGTTGCACGACTCATGCGCCCATTCGTGGCTTTGTGTGGCTGGAAAGTTGAGACGGCCGCACCAAACTTTATCTCAACCTCCTGTGTGAAGCTTAGGTTGGGATGCTGGTGTCCAAAGATAGCACTTTGATACCGCCGTTGGCTAACACCTCTTTTGGTATACCACCCTTCAAACCCCCAGAGCTCCGTATAGACTTTTTCAAAAcagcttcatcatcatcaaccatccAAACCACCCAATTCGCATTATCCATTTTGAGCTTCATGCTTTATGGTGCCCAATGGGGGTCTTAACCCATCGTGTTGAGAGCACTCTTCTCCTTTAACTTCAACCAAAGATGGGCCGCCGTTTTGGCCTTCATCCTGGATCTGTTCATGGGCCGAAAAGTTCGGATCGTCTACAAAACCCGCAGAACTGGAATGTCAGGTCTTCTGTCCTGGCCACGAACCCATCACGGGTAAAGTTACTTACTTTGAAGGATGACTCTGGGAGTGTCTGACAAGTGACAAACCGCCAGGTTTTGGTGTTTTTGTGAGGGTAGGCTTCATGCAAGCACACGATAAGCTCCACAAGTTCCGCGATGAGCTCAACTGCCGTCAGTTTGAACGAGAATAGGGCGAATTTGAGTTGGGCTTTCCTCATCACAGCCTGGTTGGTATCTCTTAAAACCATCAGTGACATTCACCCTTggattttatttttttcacctccatccccatccttTGACAAATCTCTCGTTGTGCATTTATCATCGTGAACCTCGGCAGGCAACTCAACAGGCAACTCAACAGGCTTGACACTCGAATCAAGTTCCTTGGGCTCGCTGTATTGCGCGGGCAGCTCTTTAACCGGTGTCGTAGCAGCAGCCGTAGGAAGGCTTTCCCCACGTAACTCCGGTTTATCTCCAGTTCGCCAAGTTGAATCGCCGTCGAGCTCGTGTGAATGTGAGTGTGCTGCTGACGTCATGCCCTATTTTTTCTTATTCATGAAGCGGAGTTTTCCCTTTCTGTACAAGTAGAGAAGGACCCCCTTTCTCCTGGTCCTTCACCGGCCTTCTCTCGAAGTTGCTTGAATGATTGTTGAGGTGGTACTATCTGAGGTCATGCCGGCTGCCAGCCGCCTCTACTAGCTACCGCTACAGTAGGTTTCCTCCAGCACCTCATCCCTTCCCTCTTTACGCGACACCCGGACGTTCTTTCCTTTTGAAGCTCAGCCGACACTGTTGAAGTGTTCCCGCAGCGGGGCAACTCCGCTGATCGGCTCAAAGTTCACCACTCAACTGTATTGCATCAATGTTTGGACATGTTCCAAAATACTCCCTTTATGTACTCGAGGCCTACTCTTTTCGCGGACCGTCATCCCATAAAAAGCAATCCTACTCGGCTCCGCTTGAAACCTGTCCCTGGCAGCGACACCCGACGGCACGGAGCGGGCCGCGGCGAGAACGGATACCACCTCACTTGTGATCGTCCGGGGGATTTATTTCACGACCCATCAATCCAAATTTCGCCACGGTCACATCTTCACCACCATGTTATCATTACCTTCCTGTTTCTCAATTATGAACTGCTACATTTCACTATCCGGTGAGCAATAACATCTTCTTAAAAACAGTGCCGAATATACTCCATCTCGATCACTTCGCGCCATGCTTCTCATAGATCTCCTTCTCGAAATCCTTGATCAACGGTTCAATCATGGGGTCACAAGGGTCCAAAGTCTGCGCCCCAAATACTCCACAAACACCGGCCTCTCGATCGACAAACTGTGTTTACCCATTAGTGTTAGCGAGCATTTCTTTTCACCATGGTCTAAACAAGATAACGAATGAAAACTCCAGACTTACCCAATTCAAGTTGAATACCCCTCCCCACCCCAGataccccttcctcctccacctcccacTTTCGTCTGCCTTCCCCGGTTCAACAACGTGCAGTCCACCCGCACTCCAATCATATACCAACCCCTTTCCCTCGGCTGGCACCTCCACATATCCCACCACCCACTCAGGCGTCTTCATACCTTCATTTATAGCTTGCTTCGCTTGTTCCTCCTTCAACTGCCTCTCAAAAAGCAGCTGCGCCGTCTCCTTCTTCAGGAGTCGTTCATCATCCACCAGCAACGAATGCACCACCTCACAAAAAGCCTCCAAATCCGCAAACCCCCCCTGCCCACCAAACGCCCCTCGATCAGCCGGCTTCATCAGCTGCGGCGAATCAACGTGTTTGGTCTTTCTTGCatgtcctccacctcccgcAATCCCCACAccattcccttcctccctcttccccatcTCCGCCACTCgttccctcttcccctcttctccctcagtCGGCCACACCCTCTCGGGATAAAACGTCACCGACCCCTTTTCCAATCCCAACTTCTTCACCAAATTCTCTTGCAGCCAATCATCCAAACTCATACCACTCACTTTTTCGAGCATCCACCCGGCCCAATCTATCCCGCACCCGTACGCCCACCCTTCGCCCGGTTCAAACAAAAGCGGACAGGAAAACTGTCCTGGAACCGTCTGCGCAAAGGCCGTTGCTATCGGCAAGTGGGGGGTCTTGCCTTGCTGCTTCAACTTCCATTCGTTCCAGGCGATGAGGGAGGGCTGGAGGAAGGTGTACCCGCACCCGGAGGAGTGGGTGAGCAGGTGCCTGACTGTTATATCCTTTGTGCGGGAGCGGGTGGCGAAGGGGTCGGTCGTTGTTGGAGACAAAATAGGTAGCGAGGCAAGGTCAGGGAGGTAAGTTTTAGGGTAGGAGGGGTCGGTGACGGGAGTGTCGAGGCCAAGGGGAAATGAGTCACGGTAGGAGGGAGAGTCGAGAAGTTGGAGGACGGAGATGGAGGTAAGGAGTTTGGTCATGGAAGCTAGGGCGAGGATGGTATGCGTTGTCATGGGGCGAGGGTTGGAGGGGCGGAGGGAGGCATGGCCGGCGGCGTGGGAGTAGTTGAGAGTTCCTGTCGAGGTGTTAGTTAGAATGAGTCGCGGACGGTGACGGTGAACGAAGTAAAGGGAagcaagagaagagaggagaaaGGACGGACCATCTTTGTTGCGGGCGTAGAGGACTACACCGGGGACGATTCCGTCGTCGATGGCCTTTTGAATGGTGGTTTCGAAGTTGTAGGCGGGTGCCATGGTGAGTGAGTGTTGTTGAGTACTGCTTTTTGGTGTGTGGTACTTATCAAAGGTAAGGCGAGTAAGTGCCGACCTGATGAGATCCTGCTGCTGAACAGTCAGTCAGTAATtgaagtagaggtaaggaGGTTCAACAGTCTTTATAACCCCAACTTCTCCCGTCTCCCATCTGCCGTCTCGCGGCtgaggaaaagaaacgaaACACACACAGCCTAATGTATCCGTGCCCTCGCCCGTCACACACTTGCTTGCAGATCTTTCACAcctcccacctcctcccgctcGCTAGTCACCCGCCATCGATGATCGAACCCTTTAGTCACcaccaacaataacaacaacaaataATCCCATCAATATTACCATAGGTACCTGAAGGTATCCTATCTACCTCACCTCATGTATAACACAGACAGACAACAATCCCAAACTCCATGCTCAACAAGTGTTCGATAGTGTCTTCAGTTAAGTACTTACCTCGTCGCCGTTGCTTCGCTTCAAGTTGTGTTTCCCCACGGATTCGATCACCGCGCACCAGGCTGTCGTCGTGAATGGACAAAGAACGAACGAAACGAACCACGAGTTCCAAGAAAAcacaaggaaaaagaaaaggaggggtCATGGTTTAGTTTATTTAGTCTAGTCCACGCATGCATCGATGCAATGCAATGCATGTCTCAGTTCGTCCCGGTCGCGAGGGGATGTGGTGCGGCTGATGCCGCCGCGGTGCGGGGGAATACCCACCCGCTAGGACCCGATCTCGAAGGGGGGAAATGGATCTACAGTACTTACCCGTTGACGGGGGTCGGGGGACTGAAGTGCCGGAGTTTCCCCAACAGGGGAGCGGgcggggaagaggaagggggagagggaagggCGAAGGGAGACTGACTGAGGCTGGGTTGTTGGGTCTAGCTAGGCCTGGAGGGGGAAATCATCaagttgagttgagttgagttgagttgagttgaggAAAGAGGCAAGTCCTCCAGTTGTCTGGAATTGGAATCTAGGAGGAGATTGTTGTATATGATCGAGAAACAGTCGGAGGAGAGGCCATGATAGTTTCCAACCAACGTAGCAAATGTTGGGTTTGTATGTACTGTTCAGTAATTTACATGGTAATGGCAGATCACCAAGTTCAGCAATGATGACACCAAAGCACCCTCGGACTTGGGTACCTAAACTATTCAATTGGTTACTATAACAAAAGTCAAACATGATTGTTTAGaccaaaaaaagggggggtatAAGATTTCCATGCCTCCTGACGCTGTCTCtctcccctttctctcttctcttgtAGACTACTCAAATCTTCATCGAGCCCGTGAACAGGAAATAATATGTACTGATGTATTGTTATTTCCAACAGCTCTTACTTCACCCATCACTTGTGTAGGCGCGGACATCACCACGTACTCAGACCCCGGTAAACTGGCTCTCCTCAAGCAGTTGCATCAGGCTCTTTCGCGGCTTCGGCCTTCGCCTtgcctccctcctcgccctcatcCGCATCTAACTTCTCTTCAGCCTTAACGTtctccttgttcttctccttcacctcccccttatcctcctctccatcgaCAGACTCCTTAGTAGAGCCACTCGCTTTTTCCtcgccctcttctccttcttcctgctcctctccttcctcctcctcctcctcctctccctactcttcctcctcttcctcctcctcttcttcgtcatcctcctcgtcctcaccatcatcgtcattCTCCGCAATAAGGCCATTCATGCGCTCCCACACCTCCCGTCTGATCTGATCATCCTTGGCCTTCCGCGCCCTCTCCACTTCCTCGACACCACCACTCTTCTTCagcttcccctcctccacaaaAGAGGCCAGCTCCTTCGTAAGCGGGTTGACCATCCTGGTCTGCAACTCCTTCTGCCTCAGCTTCTCCGCCCTCTCAATCGCCTCCAATCGGCTCTGGTGATTCGGCTGCAAGGCGCGCACCTCGCCCAGAACgccctccttggcctcgctAGGATCCGCATGCGTCACCTTCTCCGAGATGCTCTTCAGCCCGCGACTAAAGGCGCCAAAGGGCGTGGGGCCGTTGGACACCGAGCCGTTAACCGTATTACCCTGTCCGCCCTCTTTCATCTGCTCCTTGGTTGCCTGCTCGACAAGCGCAAAGGTTTCGCTGGCCTTCTCCAAGTCGTCGCGCAAGTCGATCATCAGATCTTCCATGAGGCGCAACTCGTCGCGACCTTGGCAGAcctcctcgagctcctttTCCC
The Neurospora crassa OR74A linkage group II, whole genome shotgun sequence DNA segment above includes these coding regions:
- the tca-9 gene encoding succinyl-CoA ligase beta-chain, translating into MFKLGRNRALASAFAATSRAPLASRLPSVSQQQRRALSIHEYLSADLLRQYGIGVPKGDVARTGAEAEAIAKQIGGEDMVIKAQVLAGGRGKGTFDNGLKGGVRVIYSPTEAKMFAEQMIGHKLITKQTGAQGRLCSAVYICERKFARREFYLAVLMDRASQGPVIVSSSQGGMDIEGVAKENPEAIHTTYIDINVGVTDEMARDIATKLGFSEQCVEEAKDTIQKLYKIFCEKDATQIEINPLSETSDHKVMAMDAKFGFDDNADFRQPDIFKLRDTTQEDPDEVRAAQAGLNFIKLDGDIGCLVNGAGLAMATMDIIKLNGGQPANFLDVGGGATPAAIREAFELITSDPKVTAIFVNIFGGIVRCDAIAHGLINTVKSLDLKIPIIARLQGTNMEAARQLINDSGMKIFSIDDLQSAAEKSVQLSKVVKMARDIDVGVEFTLGI